GAAAGCCAAACCGGCGGCGAAATCGACCAGTCGGCGGGCGTCCGCCTCATCCATCTCGGTGAGATTAATAATCACTGGTACACCGTCGCGGAAGTGTTCGCCGATGGTCCGCGCTTCCCGATAGGTCGTCGGGTGGAGCGTCGTGATCTGGTACCGCTGGTCCTCGTCCGCCACGACCGCGCGCTCGCGGAGCTGCACCTGGGGCGCGAGGGCAAGGTTTTCCCGAGTCGGGTACGAGACGGGCTCCGGCGCACTCGGCCGGGTGATCGACCGGACGCTGGCCCGCTCACCGTCGCGGTCCAGGTCCCCCGACCCGACTCGCGCGACAGCTCGCTGCGGGACGGTGAACGCTCCAGCGGGACGCGCTCGCCCAGCCGCGACCGCGTCCGCGGCGGCGGCTGCTCGTCGAGCTCCTCGTCCTCGTCCGCGAACTCCTCCGCGTACCGGCTCGTCCGGCTCTCCCACCCGTCCCGCGAGTCGCGGTCCCGGTCGCGGTAGCCGCTCTCCCGGTACCGCCCCTTGCTCTCGTAGCCGTCGTCGTAGGAGCGGTCGTCGTCCTCTTCCTCGACGAGACCGAGCCAAACCCCCGCCTTGCGCAGTGCACTCATACCCGTCCTCGCTTCGCTGCGGGCGGGCATGAGGCTCCCGATGCGCTGAGCCCAACGATTCGCTCGCTTCGCTCACTCATGCCGCTCACCTCCCTCCGCCGGGTGACACACACCCCCTGGCGTGCCACGTCGCGTTCCCGCACACCGGCCTGAGGCCCCACTGAGGAACCACGAATAACAATGGTGTAGTTCGGTGCCCGGCCGCCAGGCTACCGCAGCTTGGGGCGGGTTCCGAGCACCGCGCTGCCGATCCTTACGTGTGTCGCGCCGGACGCGATCGCCGGTTCCAGATCGGCACTCATGCCCGCCGAGACGGTGGTCGCCTCCGGATACGCCGCGCGCAGCCGCGCCGCCACCTCGGCCAACTTTTCGAAGGCCGCCTCCGCGGCCCAGTGCTGCGGCGCGACCGCCATGACGCCGGCGAGCCGCAGCGGACCCGCCTCGGCCACCGTCAGCGCCACCCGGTCGAAGTCGCGGTCGGGCTCCACGGTGGACCCGACCACCGCGCCGCCCCGTGCCGGGTCGCCGTCGATGCTCACCTGTACGAGGACGTCCAGCGGACGCTCCCGGTGCCGCTCCGCCGCGCCGTGCAGCGCGCGGGCCAGCCGCACGCTGTCGACCGAGTGGACGACATCGGCGTACTCCACCACCGAGCGGCACTTGTTGCGCTGGAGCTGGCCGACGTAGTGCCACCGCACCTGCGCACCGGAGGCGGCGACCGCCTCGGCCTTGGGCGCGGCCTCCTGGTCGCGGTTTTCCCCCACGTCGGTGACGCCCAGCTTGGCGAGCACCTGCACGTCGGTCGCCGGGTAGGTCTTGGTGACCACCACCAGCGTCACCCCGGCCGGGTCCCGGCCGGCGGTCGCACAGGCAGCGCCTATGCGTTCACGTACGGCCGCGAGCCCGGCCGCTATCTCCTCTTCACGCACCGTGAAAGTGAATCAGGAGCCGTTCTTGAGGAAGTCGGGCACGTCCACGTCGTCGAAGAGCACCCGGCGGGCCGGCGGCGGCGCGGCCGGCGAGACCGGCGGTGCGCTGGTCGGCAGCGGGGTCTCCACCCGGGGCACCACCTTGCGGGGGGCCTCGGCCGGCTTGTACGCGGGCGCGCCACCGTCGAAGCCGGCGGCGATCACGGTCACCCGCACCTCGTCGCCGAGCGCGTCGTCGATGACCGCGCCGAAGATGATGTTGGCGTCCGGGTGGGCGGCGTCGGTGACCAGCTGGGCCGCGTCGTTGATCTCGAACAGGCCGAGGTCGGATCCGCCGGCGATGGACAGCAGCACGCCGCGCGCGCCGTCCATGCTCTGCTCCAGCAGCGGGCTGGAGATCGCCTTCTCGGCCGCCTCCACCGCGCGGCTGTCGCCGCGGGCGCTGCCGATGCCCATGAGCGCGCTGCCCGCGCCGCTCATGACGCTCTTGACGTCGGCGAAGTCGAGGTTGATCAGGCCGGGCGTGGTGATCAGGTCGGTGATGCCCTGGACACCGGAGAGCAGCACCTGGTCGGCCTGCCGGAAGGCGTCCATCATGGAGATCCCGCGGTCGCCGAGCGCCAGCAGCCGGTCGTTCGGGATCACGATGAGCGTGTCGCACTGGTTGCGCAGCTCGTCGATGCCCGACTCGGCCTGCACCTGCCGCCGCTTGCCCTCGAAGGAGAACGGGCGGGTCACGACGCCGATGGTGAGCGCGCCGAGCTTGCGGGCGATCTGCGCCACGACCGGCGCGCCGCCGGTGCCGGTGCCGCCGCCCTCGCCGCAGGTCACGAAGACCATGTCGGCGCCCTTGAGCACCTCTTCGATCTCGTCGCGGTGGTCTTCGGCGGCGTTCTTGCCGACGTCGGGGTTGGCGCCCGCGCCGAGCCCCCGGGTCAGCTCGCGACCGACGTCGAGCTTTACGTCGGCGTCGCTCATCAGCAGCGCCTGGGCGTCGGTGTTGATCGCGATGAACTCGACGCCCTTCAGGCCCACCTCGATCATGCGGTTGACCGCGTTGACGCCGCCTCCGCCGATGCCGACGACCTTGATGACCGCGAGGTAGTTGTGCGGTGGTGTCATCAGGTGGCCTTCCCTCCCAGGTTGGTGCCAGGGTCCGATGAGCGAAGGCGTAACCCTCACCCTCTACTAGAGGCTTAGAGTTATGTCAACTACTGATCCTCTCCGGCAACGTATGCGGAGGTACGGCGTGATCCAAGGACCGACACGCCGACTCGTTTACCGGATAGTGACGACTTCTGGCGCGCTGACGTCGATCCGGTCGCCTTTTTCCCGCAGCAGCGCGGTCGCGACCTGAGATTTCGTGTCGCTCTGGCTGGAGTCGCCCCACACGATCAGGCGCCCGCCGCGCAGCTCCAGCTCGATCTCCGCGGGGCCCTTCACGACAACGGCGGCGACCTGCTTGGCCAGCTGCGGGCTGAGCGAGGTGAGCACCTCCAGCGCGGACCGGGTGGCCGGGTCGTCCGGGCCCGGCTTGGCCACGCGGGCCACCGGCAGTCCCCCGGGCTTGGCGCTGACGGTGTGGAACGCGACGCCGTGCCGGTCGACGAGCACGTACCTGCGGCCCTGCGGCACCACCGCCACCGGCGTGCGCTCCACCACGTCGATCGCGATCGTGCCGGGCCAGTCGCGGGAGGCGATCACGTGGTCGACCGGCGCGAGGGTGGCCAGCCGCTCCTCGATGCCGCCGAGGTCGACGCGGGCCAGCGCGGTGCCGTCGCGCACGCCGGCCGCCTCCCGCACCTCCTCGGCGGAGAGGATCTCGGTGCCCGAGACGCGCACCTCGCGGACGCCGAAGACGCCCGTGCCGTACACGATCCAGGTGACCAGACCGACCAGCGCGAGCACGGCGCCGACGGTGGCCCACGGCATCGCCGCCCGCAGCCGCCGCCTGCGCGCCCGCGCCATGAAGCGCCGCACCGAGGCCGGTACCGCGTCGCTGTGCGCCCGGACAAGCCGCCAGCGCCGGGCCCCACCGCGCCGACTCCCCGGCGCGGTCACGCCGCCCCCCGGCCGCGTTGATCAGGGACCTCGTGGCGGGGCGCGCCGCGCGACACGCCCACCAGCTCCCTGATCAACGGGTGAGTCACGCGGTGGGCTCCAGCGCGGCGAGCAGCTCGTCGCCCATGAGGGAGATGGGCGGGGCGCCCATCGTTACCACCACGTCGCCGGCCTTGGCGCGGCGGACCACCTCGGCCGGCACGTCCTCCCAGGACGGTGCGAACACCTTGGACTCGGCCGGCAGGTTCACTGCGGCGGTGAGGGCGGCGCCGCCCTCGCCGGGCTGGCGCACCTCGCCGGGGCCGAAGACCTCCAGGATGATCACCTCGTCGGCGATCGCCAGTGCGGCGGCGAGCTCGTCCTGCAGGTCGCGGGTGCGGTACACCCGGTAGGGCTGGAATACCACCACCAGCCGGCCGCCGGCGGCCACCTCGCGGAGCGTGTGCAGCGCGGCGGTCATCGAGGTCGGGTGGTACGCGTACTCGTCGTAGACGGCCACGCCGGCCGCGACGCCCTTGCGCTCGAAGCGCCGCCGCACGCCCGGAAACGCCTCGAGCGCGCGCACCGCCGCCTCCAGCGGCAGGTCCAGCCGGATCGCGGCGAGCACCGCGGCGGCGCTGTTGAGGCCGAGGTGGCGGCCGGGCACCGGCAGCGACACCGTGCCGAGCGGCTTACCGTCCAATGTGGCCTGGTACCGCACGCCGTCCACAGAGGACACCACGTCGGTCAGGCGCAGGTCCGCGTCCTCCGCCTCGCCGTACGTGTACACGGTGCGCCCTTCGCCGCGCAGCAGGTCGGCCAGCGCGCGGGTGCCCGGGTTGTCGGCGCAGGTGACCACGAACCCGCCAGGCTGCACGAGCCGCGCGAACTCGGCGAACGCGGCGGAGAGCCCAGCCAGGTCGCCGTACGTGTTGAGGTGGTCGGCGTCGATGTTCGTGATGATGGCGACGTACGGCCGGTACAGCAGGAACGAGCGGTCGCTCTCGTCGGCCTCCACCACGAAGTACGAACCCGTGCCGTGGTGGCCGTTGGACCCCGCCTCGGAGATCTCGCCGCCGATCACGAACGACGGGTCCTCACCGGCCTGCTGCAGGATCAGCGTCGCCATCGAGGTCGTGGTGGTCTTGCCGTGCGTGCCGGCCACCGCGATCGCCCGCCGGCCGGTCATCGCCGCGGCGAGCGCCTCGGAGCGGTGCAGCACGCGCAGCCCGCGCCGCCGCGCCTCGACAAGCTCCAGGTGGTCCTGCGGGATCGCGGTGGAGAAGACGACGGTGTCCACACCGTCCAGGTTGGACGCTTCGTGTGTCATGTGGACGGTGCCGCCGAGCGCGCGCAGTCCGGCCAGCGACGGCCACTCGCGCAGCTCGCTGCCGGAGACCGGGATGCCGCGGGTGAGCAGGAGCCGGGCCAGGCCGCTCATGCCCACGCCGCCGATGCCGATCAGGTGCACGGAGCCCAGATCCTCGGCGGTGAGCTCTTCGCTCATTGAGCCGCCACCGCCTCGTACACGAAGTCGAGCAGCGCCTCGTCGCCGTCGCGCCGGCCGTATGCGGCCGCGGCGGCGCCCATCGCCGCCAGCCGCTGCGGATCGCGTGCCAGCGGGACCACCGTCCTTTCGATCCAGTCCGGACTCAGCTCGGCGTCGTCGACGAGCAGCCCTCCGCCGGCCTCCACGACCGGCAACGCGTTGCGCTTCTGCTCCTGGTTGCTGTGCGGGTACGGCACGTACACCGCGGGCAGCCCGAGCGCGGCCACCTCGGCGC
The window above is part of the Phytohabitans houttuyneae genome. Proteins encoded here:
- a CDS encoding YggS family pyridoxal phosphate-dependent enzyme; this translates as MREEEIAAGLAAVRERIGAACATAGRDPAGVTLVVVTKTYPATDVQVLAKLGVTDVGENRDQEAAPKAEAVAASGAQVRWHYVGQLQRNKCRSVVEYADVVHSVDSVRLARALHGAAERHRERPLDVLVQVSIDGDPARGGAVVGSTVEPDRDFDRVALTVAEAGPLRLAGVMAVAPQHWAAEAAFEKLAEVAARLRAAYPEATTVSAGMSADLEPAIASGATHVRIGSAVLGTRPKLR
- the ftsZ gene encoding cell division protein FtsZ, which codes for MTPPHNYLAVIKVVGIGGGGVNAVNRMIEVGLKGVEFIAINTDAQALLMSDADVKLDVGRELTRGLGAGANPDVGKNAAEDHRDEIEEVLKGADMVFVTCGEGGGTGTGGAPVVAQIARKLGALTIGVVTRPFSFEGKRRQVQAESGIDELRNQCDTLIVIPNDRLLALGDRGISMMDAFRQADQVLLSGVQGITDLITTPGLINLDFADVKSVMSGAGSALMGIGSARGDSRAVEAAEKAISSPLLEQSMDGARGVLLSIAGGSDLGLFEINDAAQLVTDAAHPDANIIFGAVIDDALGDEVRVTVIAAGFDGGAPAYKPAEAPRKVVPRVETPLPTSAPPVSPAAPPPARRVLFDDVDVPDFLKNGS
- a CDS encoding cell division protein FtsQ/DivIB, with translation MTAPGSRRGGARRWRLVRAHSDAVPASVRRFMARARRRRLRAAMPWATVGAVLALVGLVTWIVYGTGVFGVREVRVSGTEILSAEEVREAAGVRDGTALARVDLGGIEERLATLAPVDHVIASRDWPGTIAIDVVERTPVAVVPQGRRYVLVDRHGVAFHTVSAKPGGLPVARVAKPGPDDPATRSALEVLTSLSPQLAKQVAAVVVKGPAEIELELRGGRLIVWGDSSQSDTKSQVATALLREKGDRIDVSAPEVVTIR
- the murC gene encoding UDP-N-acetylmuramate--L-alanine ligase — protein: MSEELTAEDLGSVHLIGIGGVGMSGLARLLLTRGIPVSGSELREWPSLAGLRALGGTVHMTHEASNLDGVDTVVFSTAIPQDHLELVEARRRGLRVLHRSEALAAAMTGRRAIAVAGTHGKTTTTSMATLILQQAGEDPSFVIGGEISEAGSNGHHGTGSYFVVEADESDRSFLLYRPYVAIITNIDADHLNTYGDLAGLSAAFAEFARLVQPGGFVVTCADNPGTRALADLLRGEGRTVYTYGEAEDADLRLTDVVSSVDGVRYQATLDGKPLGTVSLPVPGRHLGLNSAAAVLAAIRLDLPLEAAVRALEAFPGVRRRFERKGVAAGVAVYDEYAYHPTSMTAALHTLREVAAGGRLVVVFQPYRVYRTRDLQDELAAALAIADEVIILEVFGPGEVRQPGEGGAALTAAVNLPAESKVFAPSWEDVPAEVVRRAKAGDVVVTMGAPPISLMGDELLAALEPTA